Genomic window (Escherichia fergusonii ATCC 35469):
TCGCGTAACAGCGTTTACTCCCGGTTAACCACCGGGAGCCTTCCACTGACTCAATAGAAACTTTCCCCCTCAGTAAATATTTACCAGTCTGATTTTGCAGTAAAAATCTATTGTTTCAGTACGTTGCGAAAGCGATAATAGAGGCTTAGCAATGAGGAAGGCATATCTTATGGAATCTATTCAACCCTGGATTGAAAAATTTATTAAGCAAGCACAGCAACAACGTTCGCAATCCACTAAAGATTATCCAACGTCTTACCGTAACCTGCGAGTAAAATTGAGTTTCGGTTATGGTAATTTTACGTCTATTCCCTGGTTTGCATTTCTTGGAGAAGGTCAGGAAGCTTCTAACGGTATATATCCCGTTATTCTCTATTATAAAGATTTTGATGAGTTGGTTTTGGCTTATGGTATAAGCGACACGAATGAACCACATGCCCAATGGCAGTTCTCTTCAGACATACCTAAAACAATCGCAGAGTATTTTCAGGCAACTTCGGGTGTATATCCTAAAAAATACGGACAGTCCTATTACGCCTGTTCCCAAAAAGTCTCACAGGGTCTTGATTATACCCGGTTTGCCTCCATGCTGGACAACATAATCAACGACTATAAATTAATATTTAATTCTGGCAAGAGTGTTATTCCACCTATGTCAAAAACTGAATCATACTGTCTGGAAGATGCGTTAAATGATTTGTTTATCCCTGAAACCACAATAGAGACGATACTCAAACGATTAACCATCAAAAAAAATATTATCCTCCAGGGGCCGCCCGGCGTTGGAAAAACCTTTGTTGCACGCCGTCTGGCTTACTTGCTGACAGGAGAAAAGGCTCCGCAACGCGTCAATATGGTTCAGTTCCATCAATCTTATAGCTATGAGGATTTTATACAGGGCTATCGTCCGAATGGCGTCGGCTTCCGACGTAAAGACGGCATATTTTACAATTTTTGTCAGCAAGCTAAAGAGCAGCCAGAGAAAAAGTATGTTTTTATTATAGATGAAATCAATCGTGCCAATCTCAGTAAAGTATTTGGCGAAGTGATGATGTTAATGGAACATGATAAACGAGGTGAAAACTGGTCTGTTCCCCTAACCTACTCCGAAAACGATGAAGAACGATTCTATGTCCCGGAGAATGTTTATATCATCGGTTTAATGAATACTGCCGATCGCTCTCTGGCCGTTGTTGACTATGCCCTACGCAGACGATTTTCTTTCATAGATATTGAGCCAGGTTTTGATACACCACAGTTCCGGAATTTTTTACTGAATAAAAAAGCAGAACCTTCATTTGTTGAGTCTTTATGCCAAAAAATGAATGAGTTGAACCAGGAAATCAGCAAAGAGGCCACTATCCTTGGGAAAGGATTCCGCATTGGGCATAGTTACTTCTGCTGTGGGTTGGAAGATGGCACATCTCCGGATACGCAATGGCTTAAGGAAATTGTGATGACGGATATCGCCCCTTTACTCGAAGAATATTTCTTTGATGATCCCTATAAACAACAGATATGGGCCGACAAATTATTAGGTGACTCATAGTGGAACAGCCCGTGATACCTGTCCGTAATATCTATTACATGCTTACCTATGCATGGGGTTATTTACAGGAAATTAAGCAGGCCGACCTTGAAGCCATTCCTGGTAACAATCTTCTTGATATCCTGGGGTATGTATTAAATAAAGGGGTTTTACAGCTTTCACGCCGAGGGCTTGAGCTTGATTACAATCCTAATACCGAGATCATTCCTGGCATCAAAGGGCGAATAGAGTTTGCTAAAACAATACGCGGCTTCCATCTTAATCATGGGAAAACCGTCAGTACGTTTGATATGCTTAATGAAGACACGCTGGCTAACCGAATTATAAAAAGCACATTAGCCATGTTAATTAAGCATGAAAAGTTAAATTCAGCCATCAGAGATGAAGCTCGTTCACTTTATCGGAAATTACCGGGCATTAGCACTCTTCATTTAACTCCACAGCATTTCAGCTATCTGAATGGCGGAAAAAATACGCGTTATTATAAATTCGTTATCAGTGTCTGCAAGTTCATCGTCAATAATTCTATTCCAGGTCAAAACAAAGGACACTACCGTTTCTATGATTTTGAAAGAAACGAAAAAGAGATGTCATTACTTTATCAAAAGTTTCTTTATGAATTTTGCCGCCGTGAATTAACGTCTGCAAACACAACCCGCTCTTATTTAAAATGGGATGCATCGAGCATATCGGATCAGTCACTTAATTTGTTACCTCGAATGGAAACTGACATCACCATTCGCTCATCAGAAAAAATACTTATCGTTGACGCCAAATACTATAAGAGCATTTTTTCACGACGAATGGGCTCAGAAAAATTTCATTCTCAAAATCTTTATCAACTGATGAATTACTTATGGTCGTTAAAGCCTGAAAATGGCGAAAACATAGGGGGCTTATTAATATACCCCCACGTAGATACCGCAGTGAAACATCGTTATAAAATTAATGGCTTCGATATTGGCTTGTGTACCGTCAATTTAGGTCAGGAATGGCCGTGTATACATCAAGAATTACTCGACATTTTCGATGAATATCTCAAATAAGCGGTAAGTTTTATAGAAAATACCGCTCCCGACACCACATCGGGAGCGGCTCATCATCAGAAGGCGATCACCTCCACCAGCACATCCGTTGCCCAACTCTCTTCGCTGTTGGCGACATTCCCTTCCTTGCAGGCCTGAGCCATTTTGACTAACTGGAAAGAAACGTCATCGCGGAAATCAAAGTAATGCCATTGCGATGAAAAGTTGATGCGCCAGTAGCCCATCCCCTGATCGAAGCGGATCTTCAATACCTGACCATCCTCAAAAGTCACCGTCAGTTTACGATGGTGAGGGATATCGCGCGGCGAGTCGAACACCGTCAGTTCTACCGGCCTGCCCAGCGCAGCAGCAAACCACTGATCAGCGAAATCCTGAAAATCCGCTATGCTCATCCAGTCATGGAAAGGCCGGTTACCGGGGCGATCTTTATCTTTAAATAGCGTATCCAGCGTCGCTTCAGCGCCATCGGTCAGCTTTGTTTTTAGCGGTCTCAGAATTGATCCCAACAACGCCAGCGCAACCGGGTTTTGCAGATAGCGATCGGTATAGTGAACGCCGGTAATTCGCGTGTTATTCATCAGTGACTGCGCTTCTTCATGTTCGTTAAACAGCACGTCCCAGAAGCGTTGCCCAAACTGCGACAGTGGTCCATTCAACTGTTTGTGGATCTGAATGTCTTTGACCCGCTCGACAGCGTTGGTGGCTTTAGCCGGCAGAATAAACTCGTTCAGTTCTACCGTTTTATAACCGAGACTACGCACCACCAGTTCGTCATTCAGGTGCCACTCAGGCCCCGGAATCGTTGCCTGCTGGCTGCGAGAGGCCAGCGTCATCACGCGATCGGCAAAGGTGACCTGGGCAACGATCGGTAATTGCAGATCCTGTTCAACATGGCACAGCCGCACACCCAGCGCAGTAAATTGCGATAGTTCATGCAACAGGTCCGGGTCATCCACTCCCGCAGGAATAACAAGATCGACCTCGACGTTGTCTTTTAGCCGATAGTTCTGAACCGCCGCGCGGAACTGACGGGCGTATAAATCCCACTCATTGGGCGCGCCGGTCATCCACAGGGTGAGCTTTTCAGCGCCTTCGTTAATCGCCCGGCGAATCGTATCGCCAATGGCGCCAGGACAGTAGCGGGCATCCGGCAGCGAGAATGTCTCTTCATCCGGTAAACCGATGTAATACGTGAAGTCATCGCCAAGCCAGGCCAGCGCCGCTTTGCGATCCAGCAAATCGTGATCGTGGCGAGTCTGGGAATCAAGCAGGCATTCACTACATGCAGTCTCACAATGGCGGCAGCCTAACTGTTTCACCATTCCCTGCAATATAGCTTCAATGTGTACCGGTGCGCTGGAGGCAAAACCTGCACCACCGCTGATCACATCATAAAGCTGTACGGCTAATACCGATTGCCCATCCTCCAGTCTGACCGGACGTACAGAATAGCCGAGTTCTGCGGCGGAGATACCCAGAACGCCCGCCAGCGCCTGACGCAGAGCAACCGTCAGAGTCATGGCAACAATCCGCCCCTCCTCTGTGTTATCTGGCAGATACTCGCCGTTTTGCGGTTTGCGCAGAACCATTTCAAAGACATCGGTACGCGCCAGTGCGCCCAGGGTGACGTTCTTCATGAGTGCCGTCGAACCGGGGCAAATCAGACGATGATTCTGGCTGTCGCGATCCGCTTTACCCGGACGCGGTGGATAGTGAGCTTCCATACTTTTCGGCGCATCATTTTCATTCAGCATCGACTCAGCACGGCCACAGCTCAGACACAATGCATAACCGTGTCCACCTTCCCCCAAACTTTGCTGGAAAACATGCCCATCAGCCCCAGAAGCCATATAACCCATTAGCGGGTTAGGCAACGGTACGGGCTCTGCTTTAACAAAGACCCACGCGGGGACAACCGGGACGAATTTCATGGTTTCAATATTGTTCGTTACCGGAGCGTGTGCATCGGTGACAAACCCGGCAGGCTGCAGCACCTGACGGCGATTATCCATGATTATTTTTTCGCCGCAGGCGCTATTGGAGCAAAAGAGCATCCCGGAACTGCTCATCCCCTCTTCATAGCCAATGGTCCCGCATTTGTGACAGCGCCAGGCGCAATCCAGACGCTGGGCTTCATTGGTATCAGCATTAATGTTGTGCCAGTGCAGTGAGACACCGGCAGAGCGGAAGACACGGCCATCAAGGATGATCTCTGCTCCCGGTGCATATTCACGAATGGCAACACCGAGGTTACGGGAAGGTAATCCTTTATAACGGGAAACGTTATCTTCACGGTCCTTTTTATCACGACTTTTCTGCGATTTTTCGCGGATATAATCTTCCATCGTGAAGTTATCAAACGTCACTACATCTGTCGGGAAACCGTATCCCGGCAGGAAGGTTCTGGCAGCCAGATCGCGCAGCAGATACTCGCCACAGTGCCGTTTCTTCTCCAGCTCTATGCGCTTACGATAAGGCGTTTGCGGCTGCGACTCACGCTCCTGTGTCACGAGATCGCGATAAACGGAGAGCCACCGCTGTTGCAGGAAGGTGATCGCGTTGATTGTTTTATCCCGCAGATATTCGGCTCTTGCACCATGCAACGCCGTACCTTTCACCAGCCGTTCCAGCGCCGTGTCGATATCAAGAACCGGACGTTCCAGCCAGATTTTAAAGCGTTCGCATTTTGACTGCCCGTCATCTTCACCGAAAAACCAGAGGCTATCGAGGCTGGTTTTTTCTTTATCGGTTTCGCCAATAACGTTACATAAAAAGTCGGACAGTAATAATGCATTGACGTGACGTTGCACCAGTCGGGCGGAGTTCATCGCGACCATGGGTGCCGGGATCATGGTTTCAAATGGCCAGAGCGGGTTGGCAAAAACCTGCTGGTCGTGTGGGTTACCTTTACATAGGGTGTAAGAGATCGCACGTGATTCTTTACTACGCCCGGCTCGCCCGGCGCGCTGTAAATAGTTGGCCGGATGTGGCGGTACGTTGTTCATTACCACCGCAGTAATGCCCCCGATATCAACCCCCATTTCCATGGTGGTGGAACAGTTGAGAACATTTAGTTGCCCATTCTTGAACATCTTTTCATAGCTTTGCAGACGTTCTGACGACTGCTGGGCAGAGTGCTCGGCAGTACGATAGTAGAAGCCGCCTTCCACGACACGATCGTTGATGTCTGTCCAGACGTTTTCCGACCGCAATTGTGCGATCAGCGGATCATTGCTGACCCAGTCGCGTGCTTTTGCCAGACCCTCTGCGTAGTCTTCCTGTGAACGATCCAGCTTCCAGATTTCCGGCATGGTGACTTTCTGCGCGACAAAAGTGTCATATTGCGCCTGGGTAAGATGCTCGAACGAAATATGGGTAGGCAGATAAGGGGTTAAGCCTTTAAAAGCCGTATCCAGGATTTTATTGGTTACCGGGCAAATCCAGGCATCCGTGATTAAAGAAAAAGTCATATGCTCTTTCGGTAAATAAAAACGGTTGCCATCGGGTTTCAGTACTGCAAGCGGTCCGGTAAGTTGGGCCCATGCTTCTTTCAGCCATGTATTGATAATATCAATAGTTGCCGCATTGACGATTTTGAATCCAGCCCCCAGCATCAGCAACTTCGCTAAACGATGGGATACGTTGCCATTACGAATTTGAGGCCAGCGTCTGTTCTGATTATCTTCAGGATCTTTTGATTCCGGGTTACGGACGAATTTTGATGAAAAACGGCTACCAATCCAGTTTTTCAGCTCATCATCCAGCTGTGTGAAGTTGCTCTCGCGAACGTAATGATCCAACGTAACCTTGAGAAAATCGCGCCAGTCATCCAGCGTTAATCCTTTTTCCTGCCAGTGCAAGGGGCTCTTATGTATTTTCTCCAGCCCCTGGTAACCAACCTGAACCAGCCCTTGTGTTTCCAGGCTGTTAGTCCGTTTAGGGCGACGCATGAATTCCCGGAACAACAACATTTCAGAAAGCTTAAGGGGGCCACCGTTTTCATTAAACACTTCAGGCTTAAGATAATGGTTATATTGCAGAACCGGCCCGCGGATATCGGCTCTCTCTTTAAGCTCGTTAACCATCTCCGTCCAGGTTCGGGATACCAGGATAGTCGCGGCTTTCCCACCGGTTGCAGCCTGATAAGCCTGTTCAAGCTGTTCAGCCTGTGCTTGTGACAATTTCGCCTGGTCTGGCATTCCCCAGCTTCGATATTCTTCTGCCTGCTCACGGGCTTGCTTCGCCCTGGCCGCTAATTTTTCCAGATCGGCATTGGCATTCGGCGCTGTAGACGTTTGCGTCCTTTGATGCCAGCTGAGAATTTCGACTACGCTTCCGCGTAAGCGACTGCGTTCTGCTTCTTGCTGCATACGCACCGCCATTCGGGCTGTCCCTTGTCGACTGTCTGTAAAGGTGATGAGTCGACGACCTCGTCCTGGCAACGAATCTGGTCCGAC
Coding sequences:
- the mcrB gene encoding 5-methylcytosine-specific restriction endonuclease subunit McrB encodes the protein MESIQPWIEKFIKQAQQQRSQSTKDYPTSYRNLRVKLSFGYGNFTSIPWFAFLGEGQEASNGIYPVILYYKDFDELVLAYGISDTNEPHAQWQFSSDIPKTIAEYFQATSGVYPKKYGQSYYACSQKVSQGLDYTRFASMLDNIINDYKLIFNSGKSVIPPMSKTESYCLEDALNDLFIPETTIETILKRLTIKKNIILQGPPGVGKTFVARRLAYLLTGEKAPQRVNMVQFHQSYSYEDFIQGYRPNGVGFRRKDGIFYNFCQQAKEQPEKKYVFIIDEINRANLSKVFGEVMMLMEHDKRGENWSVPLTYSENDEERFYVPENVYIIGLMNTADRSLAVVDYALRRRFSFIDIEPGFDTPQFRNFLLNKKAEPSFVESLCQKMNELNQEISKEATILGKGFRIGHSYFCCGLEDGTSPDTQWLKEIVMTDIAPLLEEYFFDDPYKQQIWADKLLGDS
- the mcrC gene encoding 5-methylcytosine-specific restriction endonuclease system specificity protein McrC: MEQPVIPVRNIYYMLTYAWGYLQEIKQADLEAIPGNNLLDILGYVLNKGVLQLSRRGLELDYNPNTEIIPGIKGRIEFAKTIRGFHLNHGKTVSTFDMLNEDTLANRIIKSTLAMLIKHEKLNSAIRDEARSLYRKLPGISTLHLTPQHFSYLNGGKNTRYYKFVISVCKFIVNNSIPGQNKGHYRFYDFERNEKEMSLLYQKFLYEFCRRELTSANTTRSYLKWDASSISDQSLNLLPRMETDITIRSSEKILIVDAKYYKSIFSRRMGSEKFHSQNLYQLMNYLWSLKPENGENIGGLLIYPHVDTAVKHRYKINGFDIGLCTVNLGQEWPCIHQELLDIFDEYLK
- a CDS encoding DEAD/DEAH box helicase, with the translated sequence MTTRYFSSLIEQSLSRSTEATLSIMGVTNPQLREHLAQQMGADCGKPGSFLASPVFQQMFGWKESNHTMRSLTEGNALLSKAVVDSLDDQNNGRYRFGADWRPFTHQLASWKALLEKKHSVVVTSGTGSGKTECFMVPVLEDLYRELHENGNNPLVGVRALFLYPLNALINSQRERLDAWTRGFGTGIRYCLYNGNTEELHAKMKTVQDNRPNEVLSREKMRLEPAPILVTNGTMLEYMMVRQVDSPIIQQSKAQKSLRWIVLDEAHTYVGSQAAELALQLRRVMTAFGVTPDDVRFVATSATIAGSDAEKQLKKFLSELSGIPQERIDILDGSRVIPELEPSKNVSVPLDEIEQIPDLDLKDKNDNKIKGISPERFYALTHSPEARYIREMLVKQPNPMKLDEITERLNVLTKQHYSQQEVLRWIDVCSGTQPNAKDPAFLKVRAHIFQRNTQGIWACVDKDCRLKHGTPLEKGWPFGYVYVNQRQNCDCGSPVYEVAFCNDCNEPHLLAQDKKGKLVQWENKGGDEFSLQDEVPVEHDTTEEKVEKENGFQPPLIIAAGETSETGYTLQRLDRQTRRIGVINNDSIPLIINDKKVCGASGCGYSGVSGKQPFRRALLGGPFYVTNIVPTVLEYCQDFTSDEGKEGVGPDSLPGRGRRLITFTDSRQGTARMAVRMQQEAERSRLRGSVVEILSWHQRTQTSTAPNANADLEKLAARAKQAREQAEEYRSWGMPDQAKLSQAQAEQLEQAYQAATGGKAATILVSRTWTEMVNELKERADIRGPVLQYNHYLKPEVFNENGGPLKLSEMLLFREFMRRPKRTNSLETQGLVQVGYQGLEKIHKSPLHWQEKGLTLDDWRDFLKVTLDHYVRESNFTQLDDELKNWIGSRFSSKFVRNPESKDPEDNQNRRWPQIRNGNVSHRLAKLLMLGAGFKIVNAATIDIINTWLKEAWAQLTGPLAVLKPDGNRFYLPKEHMTFSLITDAWICPVTNKILDTAFKGLTPYLPTHISFEHLTQAQYDTFVAQKVTMPEIWKLDRSQEDYAEGLAKARDWVSNDPLIAQLRSENVWTDINDRVVEGGFYYRTAEHSAQQSSERLQSYEKMFKNGQLNVLNCSTTMEMGVDIGGITAVVMNNVPPHPANYLQRAGRAGRSKESRAISYTLCKGNPHDQQVFANPLWPFETMIPAPMVAMNSARLVQRHVNALLLSDFLCNVIGETDKEKTSLDSLWFFGEDDGQSKCERFKIWLERPVLDIDTALERLVKGTALHGARAEYLRDKTINAITFLQQRWLSVYRDLVTQERESQPQTPYRKRIELEKKRHCGEYLLRDLAARTFLPGYGFPTDVVTFDNFTMEDYIREKSQKSRDKKDREDNVSRYKGLPSRNLGVAIREYAPGAEIILDGRVFRSAGVSLHWHNINADTNEAQRLDCAWRCHKCGTIGYEEGMSSSGMLFCSNSACGEKIIMDNRRQVLQPAGFVTDAHAPVTNNIETMKFVPVVPAWVFVKAEPVPLPNPLMGYMASGADGHVFQQSLGEGGHGYALCLSCGRAESMLNENDAPKSMEAHYPPRPGKADRDSQNHRLICPGSTALMKNVTLGALARTDVFEMVLRKPQNGEYLPDNTEEGRIVAMTLTVALRQALAGVLGISAAELGYSVRPVRLEDGQSVLAVQLYDVISGGAGFASSAPVHIEAILQGMVKQLGCRHCETACSECLLDSQTRHDHDLLDRKAALAWLGDDFTYYIGLPDEETFSLPDARYCPGAIGDTIRRAINEGAEKLTLWMTGAPNEWDLYARQFRAAVQNYRLKDNVEVDLVIPAGVDDPDLLHELSQFTALGVRLCHVEQDLQLPIVAQVTFADRVMTLASRSQQATIPGPEWHLNDELVVRSLGYKTVELNEFILPAKATNAVERVKDIQIHKQLNGPLSQFGQRFWDVLFNEHEEAQSLMNNTRITGVHYTDRYLQNPVALALLGSILRPLKTKLTDGAEATLDTLFKDKDRPGNRPFHDWMSIADFQDFADQWFAAALGRPVELTVFDSPRDIPHHRKLTVTFEDGQVLKIRFDQGMGYWRINFSSQWHYFDFRDDVSFQLVKMAQACKEGNVANSEESWATDVLVEVIAF